From Nguyenibacter vanlangensis, one genomic window encodes:
- a CDS encoding recombinase family protein: protein MTTYGYARVSTPRQNITPQVKALRAAGIPKDRIFQDKSTGRVVNRPGLNGLLAAIQPGDIVMCWKVDRLGRTFIECAQVAARLMECKVNIKALTGGADSSTPEGRFMLHALLAVAELETELRAERQAAGLEDAREKRAKAGRQGVGGGRRPTLTSRQRQHAMQMRAEGRSITEIQRLFNVSRGVAQRAAAGRETTLDDEDFKTPADRERLRRANAMLDRLEPRQIDIEDAIRAA, encoded by the coding sequence ATGACAACATACGGATATGCCCGCGTCAGCACGCCCCGTCAGAACATTACCCCGCAAGTAAAAGCCTTGCGGGCGGCTGGCATCCCGAAAGACCGCATCTTTCAAGACAAATCGACCGGACGCGTTGTGAACCGTCCGGGCCTGAACGGGCTTCTTGCCGCCATTCAGCCGGGCGACATCGTGATGTGTTGGAAAGTGGACCGCCTCGGGCGCACATTCATCGAATGCGCCCAGGTTGCCGCCCGACTGATGGAATGTAAGGTAAATATCAAGGCCCTGACCGGCGGTGCTGACTCAAGCACCCCGGAAGGCCGATTCATGCTGCATGCCCTGCTAGCCGTCGCCGAACTCGAAACAGAACTTCGGGCCGAACGCCAGGCCGCCGGGCTTGAAGACGCCCGCGAGAAGCGCGCAAAGGCAGGCCGTCAAGGCGTCGGGGGTGGCAGACGCCCGACGCTGACATCCCGCCAGCGACAGCATGCAATGCAGATGCGGGCGGAGGGCCGGTCTATCACCGAAATCCAGCGACTTTTCAATGTCAGCCGAGGCGTCGCCCAGCGTGCCGCAGCAGGCCGGGAAACGACGCTTGATGACGAGGACTTCAAGACGCCCGCAGACCGGGAGCGCCTGCGCCGGGCTAACGCGATGCTCGACCGGCTGGAACCTCGGCAGATTGACATTGAAGATGCAATCCGGGCGGCATGA